The following proteins come from a genomic window of Lycium ferocissimum isolate CSIRO_LF1 chromosome 4, AGI_CSIRO_Lferr_CH_V1, whole genome shotgun sequence:
- the LOC132052831 gene encoding NADH dehydrogenase [ubiquinone] 1 alpha subcomplex subunit 2 translates to MAWRSNLSRNLKELRILFSPSLPESAATRSFIEKNYRDLKTHNPKLPILIREATSIEPQLWARYDLGVERGIRLEGLTEEQISKALEDLGKVGASSKS, encoded by the exons ATGGCGTGGAGATCAAATCTATCTCGGAACCTCAAAGAGCTACGCATCCTTTTCTCTCCATCATTACCTGAAAGTGCTGCCACTAG GTCGTTTATTGAGAAGAACTACAGAGATCTCAAGACCCATAACCCCAAATTACCTATTTTGATTCGTGAGGCCACTTCCATTGAGCCTCAGCTTTGGGCTAGATATG ACTTGGGAGTTGAAAGGGGCATCAGACTGGAGGGATTGACGGAGGAGCAAATCTCAAAGGCACTTGAGGACCTTGGAAAAGTAGGGGCATCATCTAAATCTTGA
- the LOC132052830 gene encoding protein yippee-like At3g11230, which yields MGNSFLLEFKVSDRFYICRICQTHVALCQDFSLNYSPVTGVNGGVFDKVVNLHVNEAEKQRQLGPHTIADVYCNKCNNLLGWKFIEVFEEDPVARKEMVMLQMGKLQERNGNQIEEAVEPKATRSISN from the exons ATGGGGAATTCCTTTCTCCTTGAGTTCAAAGTGTCTGATCGTTTCTACATATGCCGTATCTGCCAAACCCACGTCGCTCTCTGCCAAGATTTCAGCCTCAATTACTCG CCAGTGACGGGGGTGAATGGAGGTGTATTTGATAAAGT GGTGAATTTGCATGTAAACGAAGCAGAGAAGCAGAGGCAACTTGGTCCTCACACGATAGCAGATGTCTACTGTAACAAATGCAACAATCTGCTGGGATGGAAATTT ATTGAAGTATTTGAAGAGGATCCAGTCGCAAGAAAAGAGATGGTTATGTTGCAAAT GGGGAAGCTGCAGGAAAGGAATGGAAACCAAATAGAAGAAGCAGTGGAACCTAAAGCAACGAGGAGCATCAGTAATTGA